A section of the Mangifera indica cultivar Alphonso chromosome 12, CATAS_Mindica_2.1, whole genome shotgun sequence genome encodes:
- the LOC123192381 gene encoding cytochrome P450 77A3-like, whose product MALIDFSFYSSICSYNHLFLTVLSFLVSALIFLASMRKSKLKRVNLPPGPAGWPIVGNLFQFARSGKPFFKYVEDLRPIYGPIFTLKMGTRTMVILSDAKLVHEALIERGSIFSTRPRENPTRNIFSCNKFTVNAAVYGPVWRSLRRNLVQNMLSSSRIKEFQHVRDKAMDTLINRLKAEAKANDGVVWVLKNARFAVFCILLAMCFGIDMDDETNEKMDQVMKLVLITLDPRIDDYLPILSPFFSKQRKRALEVRKEQIDFMVPFFEKRRKMLQNPESDKTAISFSYLDTLFDLKVEGRKSGPSNEELVSLCSEFINGGTDTTATGIEWGVAQLITNPHVQAKLYDEIKQTVGDRAVAEKDIDRMPYLRAVVKELLRKHPPTYFSLTHAVSEPTTLAGYDIPTDVNVEIYLQAIGEDPKLWRNPEKFNPERFISGGEDADITGVKGVKMMPFGVGRRICPGLGMGTVHIQLMLARMVQEFEWSAYPPNSKIDLTEKLEFTVVMKNSLKAMVKPRA is encoded by the coding sequence atggCTCTCATTGATTTCTCTTTCTATTCCTCCATTTGTTCTTACAATCATCTCTTCTTGACCGTCCTCTCCTTTCTTGTTTCAGCCTTAATTTTCTTGGCTTCCATGAGAAAATCGAAGTTGAAACGTGTGAATCTTCCTCCAGGGCCTGCTGGATGGCCGATTGTGGGAAACCTCTTTCAATTTGCTCGCTCAGGAAAACCTTTCTTTAAATACGTTGAGGATCTTCGTCCAATTTACGGCCCCATTTTCACTCTCAAAATGGGAACGAGAACGATGGTCATTCTCAGCGACGCCAAGCTCGTCCATGAAGCTCTCATCGAGAGGGGCTCTATCTTCTCCACCAGGCCGAGAGAAAATCCCACCAGAAACATATTTAGCTGCAACAAGTTTACTGTAAACGCCGCCGTTTATGGACCAGTTTGGCGCTCGCTGAGAAGAAATTTGGTTCAGAATATGCTGAGCTCAAGTCGGATTAAAGAGTTTCAGCATGTGAGAGATAAAGCAATGGATACATTGATTAACAGATTGAAGGCTGAAGCAAAGGCAAACGATGGAGTCGTTTGGGTGCTGAAAAATGCCCGTTTTGCGGTGTTTTGTATTCTTTTAGCTATGTGTTTCGGGATCGACATGGACGATGAAACGAACGAGAAAATGGATCAAGTAATGAAGCTCGTACTCATCACATTGGATCCAAGAATTGACGATTATTTACCCATTTTAAGTCCATTCTTCTCAAAGCAACGCAAGAGAGCACTTGAAGTACGAAAAGAGCAAATCGATTTCATGGTGCCCTTCTTCGAAAAGCGTCGGAAAATGCTCCAGAATCCGGAATCTGACAAAACGGCCATCTCCTTCTCCTACCTCGACACCCTTTTTGATCTCAAAGTTGAGGGGAGAAAATCAGGGCCGTCCAATGAAGAGCTTGTTTCTCTTTGCTCAGAGTTTATCAATGGTGGGACAGACACAACAGCCACAGGAATCGAGTGGGGCGTTGCCCAGCTAATCACCAACCCACATGTCCAAGCCAAACTGTATGATGAAATCAAACAGACGGTCGGTGATCGAGCCGTGGCCGAGAAAGACATCGACAGGATGCCGTATTTACGAGCTGTGGTGAAAGAACTTTTGCGGAAACACCCGCCAACATATTTTTCCTTAACACACGCAGTGAGCGAGCCGACGACTCTGGCCGGCTATGACATTCCGACGGATGTGAATGTGGAGATTTATTTACAGGCGATTGGGGAGGATCCGAAATTGTGGAGGAATCCTGAGAAGTTCAATCCTGAGAGGTTTATTTCAGGCGGGGAAGATGCAGATATAACTGGGGTTAAAGGGGTGAAAATGATGCCATTTGGCGTTGGAAGAAGAATCTGTCCTGGTTTGGGAATGGGAACAGTTCATATTCAGTTGATGTTGGCGAGAATGGTTCAAGAATTTGAATGGAGTGCTTATCCTCCGAATTCGAAGATAGATTTGACAGAGAAATTGGAGTTCACCGTGGTGATGAAGAACAGTCTGAAAGCAATGGTGAAGCCGAGGGCTTAA